The Triticum aestivum cultivar Chinese Spring chromosome 5A, IWGSC CS RefSeq v2.1, whole genome shotgun sequence genomic sequence AACTTCAAATGCCATCATCAAAAGATAAATGATGGTTTGTATTAAACTTGACCTTTAGAGATGTGGGCACTATAGATATTCTTTTTCCCTAAATTTCTAGGAAATATGAATTAAGAATTCAGTACTCACATAAATCTGAGAGGCTGCTTTGatcgagacgtgcgttgcacgtacaCGTTTACTAGTAGTGGAGGAAGAGGGAGATCGCACCTTAGGTGCTCTCCTGTGTATACTCATGTATATATAGCCGGTTACAACAGGGCGCAGAGCGCCGGGGTGTGGCGACGTGCATGGATCGTGGGATCGTGCATGCAGGACGTGCGCACGtacaggaagagagagagagaggggtaagCTAGCTACTTGTTAACAAAGCGCACGGCCATGGCTAATCTATCGATCGACCAACCTGCAGAGAAACCTCGGCGACGAGATGCGGGAGTTGTCCCAGCACAGGTTCTTTGGTTGCTGCTCTCATGTTTCATCAAGCATCCACCTTAATTTGGTTAGGCTAAATGAAATCTCGTCCCGTCCGGTCGCAGGTGGTTCGTCCAGTTCCGCGCGGAGAGAGATTTCTACGCCGGGGTCTGCAGCGAGGCCGCTGGCTCCGCGCGGAGGCTGCGGAGGAGCATCGAGCACGAGACGGAGAGATTCGGCCGCGGCCTCTGGCAGCAAAAGTTTGTTTCCTAGCTACCGTCTCCATGGGTGTTAATTATTACTCTACCAAGTTTTAATCACCTCTTGCACTGATGCTTCGATTTCGTCATAACACCAAAGATGTATACATCACTTCATTTCATCCAAGAAACCACTTCAAGTATAAGCCTTTAATTCGGTTCCTCTTCCTGATGGGGCTGCCTGTTCGGCCTGTTCTGTTCTGTTCTGTTCCATGTGGTGACATTGCAGTCAAATTTGACTGGAATGTGTTTAGTTTTCCCAAACATACTTGAATCAATCAAGTAGGTGCGCTGCCTGTAGCTAGGGAAATTGTGTTGTTCACATTGCGGTcattgaaagcttcgggttggattAATTATTCATGCACCATGACCATGGTGTAATAACTTTGGATGAATCTGAATGGGACTGTCCTAACTAGTACGTACGTACGTGCCACATTAGAATTGGAATCTTAGCATAATTAGGTTTTTCTGTAATTTACTAACCTCATTGGGTTCCTTGATACAACGTCCAACATTCAAATTAATATCGTTGAAATTTCAAATCTAATCATTGGACAACATATATAGCCTCAACAGATATACCTGCCGGTCATTTGAACAATTTTGTAATGCAATGTTTTAAACTGGCTCTTGCTTGTTCCTGTCAATCTCTCCTAACTAGTATAACCTCTGTCCGAAAATAGTTGTCTAAGAAATGGATGTATCCGGAcattttttagttctagatacatccatttttatccatttctccgacaagtattttcagacagaGGGAGTATCAATCTAATGGCCACCCTTGACAATCAACTACAGTTGAGGCCGCTACAAGAGGCTAATAGCTGCTCTGCATTTCGCCATGCATGTGGCTTTTCACCCAAAAAAAGGATGTTAGTTTCAGTTACAATAAGCAGTTGAGAGCAATGACACAATTAATACAGTTGTGCTCTTAGCTAGTTTCCAATTTACTCAAGTTTTGCTCCTTTGCAGGAAAAAGATCTTGGATGCCTACCTTGCCTTGAGCGGAGTAAATTATGTTCTCAAATTTCCAGCGGAGCCAGCAGGTACGGTATTACTCTGCTGGCCATGGATCTCCGTGTATACATTTGGCATCGCTGGCTGTTGTCACCTAGTTGACCACAAACAGATGAATGCGTGCTTCTTCTGTCCTGCTCATAAATCGTAACCAATTGCAGCCATAGATGAGTTCGCTGCTGAGAAAGCCTTGAAGGAGGATGCCATGAAGTGGAGGTTTGAGGAGCTGTGGATGACCGAGCACGGCAGTAAGTACAAGCACAAGGAGTGGAGGAAGGCGTGGCTCTATGACAAGTACAAGAAATGCGCCCAGGATGTCGACAAGCGCAACACGGAGGGCGGTGGGGCTGCCTTCGGGACAGACCAGTTCTGGGACGAAACCGAGCAAGAGTTCCGCGAACGCACGGGCCGCAAGCTCGAAGACTGATACTGCAGTATATGGCGTGCTCTCTGTGGCACCGATGCTTGGGTCATTGATAGAGAGGACATACGGTTTGCCGTGTTGAACTAATTAGCATTTGCTCTGAATCACGAATGCTCTGGATATTTCACTCTATGTATGTAGTAGCCGTGACATGATGAATGTGGTAAGTGTGATGTATCAACGACTAGCATATGGAATCAGCATCTTTAACGTGTACGTGTTAATCTCTATGTCTGGGTTCATTGTTGTTCATTGCTAATGTGCTTATTTaatttttactccctccgtcccataatataagaacatttttggcactagtgtagtgttaaaaacgttcttatattttgggacagaaggAGTAGATTATTGTGCAGTACGCCTGCATGCTGGAGAGAAGATCCACATATAAGTACATTTTACCTGCTGTCATGTATATATTTGGAGATGATTACACGTATACTCCAATTGCTGCTGTTAATTCTAGCTTAATAACAGAAAGAAAACTGTTGATgccgtgaaggagaaagtatccaCCAACTATTTCAAGATATATTTATGTATGTAGACTAAGATTAGAAGAAAGTGATGAAGCAGAGATGGAGTTGGACCCATGCATGCAAGCATGCATCATTTCCAGCAGAGGTGGAGGCTGACGCGCACGCCCTGGAGGGTGGTGTTGCCGGTGAGGGGGTCGTACACCGTCCGCCCGCCCTGCACCTTGGCGTCGCACACCTGCAGCCGCGGCTGACTGTACATCGCGGCGACGACGTAGAGGGCGCCGAAGAGGGCGAGGAGCAGCGCCGCCACCGCCAGGATCGCCCACCAACAGCTCCGCCGCGGCGCCACACCGTCGCGCCTCCCCATCTCGACTCGATCGGCCGGGTACTTTGCTAGAGTAGCTGTGGAGTGAGCGAGCCCTGTGTCTGCTCTGCGTCTGCGTGTGCTTGCCGATGGAGATGGAAGCAGCGGTTTTATATGGGTCGGGCCGGAGGGAGCGGAGGCATCTATCTGGCTATTGTTTGCGTGTAGCGAGGTGCTTGCCCTGGTATCTTCTCTTTGCTACTTTGCTTGCACGCTCACTCCTGATATTTCTGACTGAGATGGTGCTTGTATCTAGAGTAGATGTTGTAGTTAGCTAGGCAGGGGGGGTATTTCATCGCCGCGACAGGGTCTTTGTTGTTTTTTAcatttctctctttttattttgttCTTGGTTGTGTGTATCCTGAACGTCTTTCGATATCTTATTGGTGCAGAGGCTgagtgtaattggtatcttcgcgatattaatatattccacTTTTCAAAAAGCTAGGCCGGGGGAGGTAACATGGATGGGCAAGCAAGTGATCCTTGGTTGAGCCTCCAAGCTACATACAGTACTTCCAACCTGCGTACTCTTCAAGCAAAGAACTGGATACGTACTAGTACATCAGTACTACAACATGTCAGCATCACCATTTTGATTTTGAACTCAAACTATGTTTCAGTTGTAGCATTCATTATTGTGTACGATGGGCACAAATTTACTTGTTTTTTTTCCGGGAATTTTGCTTGGTGTTTCAGTTCTAGCATTTCAACTCTACTTGGAAAGAGATATCCGTATGGTATCTAGTTCGGTATACCGCAAGTCACCCCATGATGAGACAGGTTCATTATTACTCATGTGTTGATTCTCTGATGAAATATTTGTAGGTAAAATATCTTTTTCTTTCTTTAGGGATGGAGGTAAAATAATACTTCATCATGTAGATGGACGGATGATGTAGTAAGTGCGAGCAAGGCGCTGAAATTTTATTTTTGAGCTTGGCACTCTCGTTATTAATCTTTTTTAAGAGAAAATCAAGCATGCTAGTTGAACAATTTTGAAGTGAGGAAATTAACAAAAGTTTTGCAACTTCGACAATTTTTTTCCTCCATTATTGATTCTAGctatttttctttcttttactttttgtgaaactttgtTAGGCAATACGACAATAACATTATTTATACACTATCACTAGAGATGGGAGTAACTTTATTTGTGACTTTTTTTAAATACCATCTACTTGAGGAAAGAAATTTTCTCTATCCCAATCATACATAACTCATAAGAGATGGATAGAAGAAGTGGCGCGTGGAGCAGGTTTGTGGAATCCGTGAGATCTCACGATTCACATTAAATTTGAATCCACGTCAAATTTTTCTTCCATTGCACTGCACAGGCATGTTTACTAGTGTGTGTATTTATAGTTACTATATATCTCAGGAGTTATTTACATtgatgaagtaaatctatatacaCAGATTAGGCATCAACGACGACTGTTTAATCAACTGGCGTATATAACTGGGCGAACACACATCAATCAGATGATCGATGGAGTTGGATCCGCGTGCGTGCCTGTATTTCACATGCATCATTTCCATCAGAGGTTCTATTACTCATGTTTGATTCTCTGATGAAATATTTGTAAGTAAAATATCTTTCTCTTTCTTCAGGGATGTAGATAAAATAATACTTCATCATGTAGAAGGACGGATGACGTAGTAAGTTAGTGCGAGCGAGGCGTTGAAATTTTGCTTTTGAGCTTGACACTCTCTGTTATTAATCTTTTCTTAAAAGAAAATCAAGCATGCTATTTGAACAATTTTGAAGCGAGGAAATTAACAAAAGTTTTGCAACTTCCACAATATTTTTCCTCTATTCTTGATTTCAGCTATTTTTCGTTCTTTTACTTTTAGTGAAACTCTACTAGGCAAGACGACAATAACATTATTTATACACTATCACTAGAGATGGG encodes the following:
- the LOC123108457 gene encoding uncharacterized protein, encoding MRELSQHRWFVQFRAERDFYAGVCSEAAGSARRLRRSIEHETERFGRGLWQQKKKILDAYLALSGVNYVLKFPAEPAAIDEFAAEKALKEDAMKWRFEELWMTEHGSKYKHKEWRKAWLYDKYKKCAQDVDKRNTEGGGAAFGTDQFWDETEQEFRERTGRKLED